From a single Sorghum bicolor cultivar BTx623 chromosome 5, Sorghum_bicolor_NCBIv3, whole genome shotgun sequence genomic region:
- the LOC8071816 gene encoding uncharacterized protein LOC8071816, with protein sequence MWSSDSDRDEQPVDTATTTTTSSPAQQPSTPPAPPRRRRQRARRRAQRLRAKNTGAGEEEEEAEAEDVWRGLQQQQREREREAWPRRASRPVVVAAGEEGSPDAASATSGESVGGMGRARSLTDDDLEELKGCVDLGFGFSYHEIPELCGTLPALELCYSMSQRFLDEHQQLSKAAEEAPALAPASPAQPVATNWKISSPGDSPDEVKARLKYWAQAVACTVRLCS encoded by the exons ATGTGGAGCTCGGACTCCGACCGCGACGAGCAGCCCGTCGACACggcgaccaccaccaccacctcgtcGCCGGCGCAGCAGCCGTCGACGCCGCCCGCGCCGCCTCGGCGCCGGCGCCAGCGCGCGCGACGCCGCGCCCAGCGCCTCCGTGCCAAGAACACCGGCgcaggagaggaggaggaggaggccgaggCGGAGGACGTCTGGCGtgggctgcagcagcagcagcgggagCGGGAACGGGAGGCGTGGCCGCGGCGGGCGTCGAGGCCCGTGGTGGTTGCCGCCGGCGAGGAGGGGTCCCCGGACGCCGCTTCTGCCACCTCAGGGGAGAGCGTCGGCGGGATGGGGAGGGCGCGGAGCCTGACCGACGACGACCTGGAGGAGCTCAAGGGGTGCGTGGATCTGGGCTTCGGCTTCAGCTACCACGAGATCCCCGAGCTCTGCGGCACGCTGCCGGCGCTCGAGCTCTGCTACTCCATGAGCCAGCGCTTCTTGGACGAACACCAGCAGCTCAGCaaggcggcggaggaggcgcCGGCGCTGGCTCCGGCCTCGCCAGCGCAGCCCGTCGCCACCAACTGGAAGATCTCCAGCCCTG GCGACAGCCCGGACGAGGTGAAGGCGAGGCTCAAGTACTGGGCGCAGGCGGTGGCGTGCACTGTCAGGCTCTGCAGCTGA